The following coding sequences are from one Paenibacillus sp. JDR-2 window:
- a CDS encoding LTA synthase family protein, with protein sequence MIGIWLLLLVKSVVFRMFLFGELQWNGLLADAAAWLGLLLIVELVTASRWRGIAYWAVNLIVSVLLFASTVYFSYYGSVPTYTALKALDQVNQIQDSVESLIKSIYYIYFLDLAILAILYIVRLIRGTRVSGRKRIGQLRLVTGGLLICIVVSGSLVYAGNDIPNELEQAEGLGFIGYQAAAAWENQSEKAMASSGDIEQTKADINELMSSYSYQDQPGQPAIQFGTAQGKNVIVVQMEAFQNFPVHLSVGGVELTPVLNKLADESYYFPHIYQQIGQGNTSDAEFMSNTSIYPTGEIAMSTGYGNRELPSMPRMLESKGYETNTFHVNDVTFWDRNKLYPALGFNHYYDKPFYTNDHFNAFGASDEELYRVAVDKLQALHEQKKPFYAQTVTVSSHFPFEVPKDRTDLTLPASMEGTQLGNYLQAVHYTDYALGTLIDRLKANGMWDDTVLVAYGDHFGLQPEKASAAEISQQLGIHYDDRLSRFNIPLIIHVPGQNSGHVVEQPGGQLDIMPTLANLLGVKPADEGVVPFGHDLLNINHNVFGMRYYLPTGSFFNNDILFVPGKGFDDGTAYSLKTMEPVRDFSKYKSDYDYIMKLMSLSDQYVRQLPKRAP encoded by the coding sequence ATGATCGGAATTTGGCTTCTGCTGCTTGTGAAATCCGTCGTGTTCCGGATGTTCCTATTCGGAGAACTGCAGTGGAACGGCCTTCTGGCGGATGCGGCGGCCTGGCTGGGGCTGCTCCTTATCGTGGAGCTTGTTACAGCCTCAAGATGGAGAGGGATCGCTTATTGGGCGGTGAATTTGATTGTGTCCGTCCTGCTCTTTGCGTCAACCGTCTACTTCAGTTATTACGGCTCCGTGCCGACATATACGGCTCTGAAGGCGCTTGATCAAGTTAATCAAATTCAAGACAGCGTAGAATCGCTAATTAAGAGTATCTATTATATTTATTTTCTGGACCTTGCGATTCTAGCAATCTTGTATATCGTCCGTTTGATCAGAGGAACCCGGGTCTCGGGGCGAAAAAGAATCGGCCAGCTCCGTCTCGTCACTGGCGGCCTTCTGATCTGTATCGTTGTTTCCGGAAGCCTGGTTTATGCCGGGAACGATATTCCGAATGAACTGGAGCAAGCCGAAGGGTTAGGCTTTATCGGGTATCAGGCGGCTGCGGCCTGGGAGAACCAAAGCGAGAAGGCGATGGCAAGCAGCGGCGATATCGAACAGACCAAAGCGGATATTAACGAACTGATGTCTTCTTATTCTTATCAAGATCAACCGGGCCAGCCGGCTATTCAATTCGGAACCGCACAGGGGAAAAATGTTATCGTTGTCCAGATGGAGGCTTTTCAGAACTTTCCGGTTCATCTGTCCGTTGGCGGAGTGGAGCTGACGCCCGTGCTGAACAAGCTGGCAGACGAGAGCTATTATTTCCCTCATATTTATCAGCAGATCGGCCAAGGCAATACCTCGGATGCGGAGTTTATGTCGAATACCTCGATTTATCCGACGGGCGAGATTGCCATGTCGACGGGTTATGGCAACCGCGAGCTGCCAAGCATGCCGCGCATGCTGGAGAGTAAAGGGTATGAAACCAACACGTTTCACGTAAACGATGTAACGTTCTGGGACCGGAACAAGCTGTATCCGGCACTTGGTTTTAATCATTATTATGACAAGCCATTTTATACGAATGATCACTTCAATGCATTTGGCGCGTCGGATGAGGAGCTGTACCGGGTTGCCGTAGACAAGCTGCAGGCGCTGCACGAGCAGAAGAAGCCGTTTTACGCGCAGACGGTCACCGTCTCCAGCCATTTTCCGTTCGAGGTGCCGAAGGACCGGACCGACTTAACGCTGCCGGCTTCTATGGAAGGAACGCAGCTCGGCAATTATTTGCAGGCTGTCCATTACACGGATTATGCGCTTGGCACGTTGATTGACCGCCTGAAGGCGAACGGCATGTGGGACGATACCGTGCTTGTTGCGTATGGCGACCACTTTGGCTTGCAGCCGGAGAAAGCCAGCGCGGCGGAGATCAGCCAGCAGCTGGGCATTCATTACGATGATCGGCTCAGCCGTTTCAACATCCCATTGATTATCCATGTGCCGGGTCAGAACAGCGGCCATGTCGTAGAACAGCCGGGAGGACAGCTTGATATTATGCCAACGCTCGCGAACCTGCTGGGCGTGAAGCCCGCGGACGAAGGGGTTGTTCCATTCGGGCATGACCTGCTGAATATTAACCATAACGTATTTGGCATGCGGTATTATTTGCCGACAGGATCGTTCTTCAACAACGATATCCTGTTCGTTCCGGGCAAAGGCTTTGACGACGGCACAGCCTACTCGCTCAAAACGATGGAGCCCGTTCGGGACTTCTCGAAGTACAAGAGCGACTACGACTACATCATGAAGCTGATGAGTCTCTCGGACCAGTATGTCAGGCAGTTGCCGAAGAGGGCGCCGTGA
- a CDS encoding DUF6199 family natural product biosynthesis protein has protein sequence MFQLVGVIFIVVGILNLLYPRAGWYMQYGWRFKNAEPSDASLVMGRISGIIGIAIGIFLFSGFFPFL, from the coding sequence ATGTTCCAGCTTGTTGGCGTGATCTTTATTGTCGTGGGGATTCTCAATCTGTTATATCCGAGGGCGGGCTGGTACATGCAATACGGCTGGCGATTCAAGAATGCGGAGCCTAGCGATGCCTCGCTCGTTATGGGTAGAATCTCGGGCATCATCGGTATCGCTATTGGCATTTTTCTGTTCTCCGGATTTTTCCCTTTCCTCTAA